In Salmo salar chromosome ssa15, Ssal_v3.1, whole genome shotgun sequence, one genomic interval encodes:
- the g6pd gene encoding glucose-6-phosphate 1-dehydrogenase isoform X4, translated as MGSASSAGKMSSIPLSRSEVFGELRKELHEDEEFRQSDAHIFIIMGASGDLAKKKIYPTLWWLFRDGLLPEQTHFVGFARSDLTVDAIKTACMPYLKVADSEAERLSVFFSRNSYVSGKYADESAFSNLHTHLLSLPGGGEANRLFYLALPPSIYHDVTKNIKHHCMSTNRGWNRVIVEKPFGRDLQSSEELSTHLSSLFTEDQIYRIDHYLGKEMVQNLMVLRFGNRIFGPIWNRDSIACVVLTFKEPFGTQGRGGYFDDFGIIRDVMQNHLLQMLSLVAMEKPASTSSDDVRDEKVKVLKCIAPITMSDVVLGQYVGDPEGEGDAKLGYLDDPTVPKGSTQATFATAVLYVHNERWDGVPFILRCGKALNERKAEVRLQFTDVPGDIFGAQCRRNELVVRVQPNEAVYAKMMSKKPGVYFHPEETELDLTYKSRYKDVKLPDAYERLILDVFCGSQMHFVRSDELREAWRIFTPLLHQIENEKTPPTPYKYGSRGPTEADELSKRVGFRYEGTYKWVNPHRL; from the exons ATGGGAAGTGCATCGAGCGCCG GAAAAATGAGCTCCATTCCCCTCTCTCGGTCCGAGGTGTTCGGGGAGCTGCGGAAGGAGCTGCATGAGGATGAGGAGTTCCGTCAGTCCGACGCTCACATCTTCATCATCATGGGAGCATCg GGGGATCTAGCCAAAAAGAAAATCTACCCAACTCTATG GTGGTTGTTTAGAGATGGGCTCCTTCCTGAACAGACTCACTTTGTGGGCTTTGCCCGCTCTGACCTCACGGTGGATGCCATCAAAACTGCCTGCATGCCCTATCTGAAG GTGGCAGACTCTGAGGCGGAGCGGTTGTCTGTGTTCTTCAGCCGTAACTCTTACGTCAGTGGGAAGTACGCGGATGAGAGTGCCTTCTCCAACCTCCACACCCACCTGTTGTCCCTGCCCGGGGGTGGTGAGGCCAACCGCCTCTTCTACCTGGCCCTGCCGCCCAGCATCTACCACGATGTCACCAAGAACATTAAGCACCACTGCATGAGCACCAA TAGGGGCTGGAACAGGGTGATTGTGGAGAAGCCGTTTGGTCGTGACCTGCAGAGCTCTGAGGAGCTGTccacccacctctcctccctgtttACTGAGGATCAGATCTACCGCATAGACCACTACCTGGGCAAGGAGATGGTGCAGAACCTCATGGTCctcag GTTTGGGAACCGGATCTTTGGGCCAATCTGGAACAGGGACAGCATAGCGTGTGTGGTCCTCACCTTCAAAGAACCCTTCGGCACCCAGGGCCGAGGCGGCTACTTTGACGACTTTGGCATCATCCG TGATGTCATGCAGAACCACTTGCTCCAGATGCTCTCTCTGGTTGCCATGGAGAAGCCGGCCTCCACCAGCTCTGATGATGTCAGGGATGAAAAG GTGAAGGTGCTGAAGTGCATCGCCCCCATTACCATGTCAGATGTGGTGTTGGGGCAGTACGTGGGCGacccagagggagagggggacgcCAAGCTGGGTTACCTTGATGACCCCACTGTCCCCAAAGGCTCCACCCAGGCCACCTTTGCCACAGCTGTGCTCTACGTGCACAACGAGCGCTGGGATG GTGTTCCCTTCATCCTGCGTTGCGGCAAAGCCCTGAATGAGCGGAAAGCGGAGGTGCGGTTGCAGTTCACCGACGTCCCGGGGGACATCTTTGGTGCGCAGTGTCGTAGGAATGAGCTGGTGGTGCGCGTACAGCCCAATGAGGCCGTCTACGCCAAGATGATGAGCAAGAAACCAGGAGTGTACTTCCACCCCGAGGAGACGGAGCTGGACCTCACCTACAAGAGCAGATACAAG GATGTGAAGTTGCCAGACGCCTACGAGCGTCTCATCCTGGACGTCTTCTGTGGCAGCCAGATGCACTTTGTCAGAAG TGATGAGCTGAGGGAAGCCTGGAGGATCTTTACGCCTCTCCTTCATCAGATAGAGAACGAGAAGACTCCCCCCACACCCTACAAATATGGAAG CCGGGGTCCAACGGAAGCGGACGAGCTCTCAAAGAGGGTCGGTTTCCGTTACGAAGGAACATACAAATGGGTCAACCCCCACCGactgtga
- the g6pd gene encoding glucose-6-phosphate 1-dehydrogenase isoform X3, giving the protein MPGKRPAGGAIAQQGPGKMSSIPLSRSEVFGELRKELHEDEEFRQSDAHIFIIMGASGDLAKKKIYPTLWWLFRDGLLPEQTHFVGFARSDLTVDAIKTACMPYLKVADSEAERLSVFFSRNSYVSGKYADESAFSNLHTHLLSLPGGGEANRLFYLALPPSIYHDVTKNIKHHCMSTNRGWNRVIVEKPFGRDLQSSEELSTHLSSLFTEDQIYRIDHYLGKEMVQNLMVLRFGNRIFGPIWNRDSIACVVLTFKEPFGTQGRGGYFDDFGIIRDVMQNHLLQMLSLVAMEKPASTSSDDVRDEKVKVLKCIAPITMSDVVLGQYVGDPEGEGDAKLGYLDDPTVPKGSTQATFATAVLYVHNERWDGVPFILRCGKALNERKAEVRLQFTDVPGDIFGAQCRRNELVVRVQPNEAVYAKMMSKKPGVYFHPEETELDLTYKSRYKDVKLPDAYERLILDVFCGSQMHFVRSDELREAWRIFTPLLHQIENEKTPPTPYKYGSRGPTEADELSKRVGFRYEGTYKWVNPHRL; this is encoded by the exons ATGCCTGGAA AGAGACCTGCCGGTGGTGCCATTGCACAACAAGGACCCG GAAAAATGAGCTCCATTCCCCTCTCTCGGTCCGAGGTGTTCGGGGAGCTGCGGAAGGAGCTGCATGAGGATGAGGAGTTCCGTCAGTCCGACGCTCACATCTTCATCATCATGGGAGCATCg GGGGATCTAGCCAAAAAGAAAATCTACCCAACTCTATG GTGGTTGTTTAGAGATGGGCTCCTTCCTGAACAGACTCACTTTGTGGGCTTTGCCCGCTCTGACCTCACGGTGGATGCCATCAAAACTGCCTGCATGCCCTATCTGAAG GTGGCAGACTCTGAGGCGGAGCGGTTGTCTGTGTTCTTCAGCCGTAACTCTTACGTCAGTGGGAAGTACGCGGATGAGAGTGCCTTCTCCAACCTCCACACCCACCTGTTGTCCCTGCCCGGGGGTGGTGAGGCCAACCGCCTCTTCTACCTGGCCCTGCCGCCCAGCATCTACCACGATGTCACCAAGAACATTAAGCACCACTGCATGAGCACCAA TAGGGGCTGGAACAGGGTGATTGTGGAGAAGCCGTTTGGTCGTGACCTGCAGAGCTCTGAGGAGCTGTccacccacctctcctccctgtttACTGAGGATCAGATCTACCGCATAGACCACTACCTGGGCAAGGAGATGGTGCAGAACCTCATGGTCctcag GTTTGGGAACCGGATCTTTGGGCCAATCTGGAACAGGGACAGCATAGCGTGTGTGGTCCTCACCTTCAAAGAACCCTTCGGCACCCAGGGCCGAGGCGGCTACTTTGACGACTTTGGCATCATCCG TGATGTCATGCAGAACCACTTGCTCCAGATGCTCTCTCTGGTTGCCATGGAGAAGCCGGCCTCCACCAGCTCTGATGATGTCAGGGATGAAAAG GTGAAGGTGCTGAAGTGCATCGCCCCCATTACCATGTCAGATGTGGTGTTGGGGCAGTACGTGGGCGacccagagggagagggggacgcCAAGCTGGGTTACCTTGATGACCCCACTGTCCCCAAAGGCTCCACCCAGGCCACCTTTGCCACAGCTGTGCTCTACGTGCACAACGAGCGCTGGGATG GTGTTCCCTTCATCCTGCGTTGCGGCAAAGCCCTGAATGAGCGGAAAGCGGAGGTGCGGTTGCAGTTCACCGACGTCCCGGGGGACATCTTTGGTGCGCAGTGTCGTAGGAATGAGCTGGTGGTGCGCGTACAGCCCAATGAGGCCGTCTACGCCAAGATGATGAGCAAGAAACCAGGAGTGTACTTCCACCCCGAGGAGACGGAGCTGGACCTCACCTACAAGAGCAGATACAAG GATGTGAAGTTGCCAGACGCCTACGAGCGTCTCATCCTGGACGTCTTCTGTGGCAGCCAGATGCACTTTGTCAGAAG TGATGAGCTGAGGGAAGCCTGGAGGATCTTTACGCCTCTCCTTCATCAGATAGAGAACGAGAAGACTCCCCCCACACCCTACAAATATGGAAG CCGGGGTCCAACGGAAGCGGACGAGCTCTCAAAGAGGGTCGGTTTCCGTTACGAAGGAACATACAAATGGGTCAACCCCCACCGactgtga
- the g6pd gene encoding glucose-6-phosphate 1-dehydrogenase isoform X2 encodes MGSASSAERPAGGAIAQQGPGKMSSIPLSRSEVFGELRKELHEDEEFRQSDAHIFIIMGASGDLAKKKIYPTLWWLFRDGLLPEQTHFVGFARSDLTVDAIKTACMPYLKVADSEAERLSVFFSRNSYVSGKYADESAFSNLHTHLLSLPGGGEANRLFYLALPPSIYHDVTKNIKHHCMSTKGWNRVIVEKPFGRDLQSSEELSTHLSSLFTEDQIYRIDHYLGKEMVQNLMVLRFGNRIFGPIWNRDSIACVVLTFKEPFGTQGRGGYFDDFGIIRDVMQNHLLQMLSLVAMEKPASTSSDDVRDEKVKVLKCIAPITMSDVVLGQYVGDPEGEGDAKLGYLDDPTVPKGSTQATFATAVLYVHNERWDGVPFILRCGKALNERKAEVRLQFTDVPGDIFGAQCRRNELVVRVQPNEAVYAKMMSKKPGVYFHPEETELDLTYKSRYKDVKLPDAYERLILDVFCGSQMHFVRSDELREAWRIFTPLLHQIENEKTPPTPYKYGSRGPTEADELSKRVGFRYEGTYKWVNPHRL; translated from the exons ATGGGAAGTGCATCGAGCGCCG AGAGACCTGCCGGTGGTGCCATTGCACAACAAGGACCCG GAAAAATGAGCTCCATTCCCCTCTCTCGGTCCGAGGTGTTCGGGGAGCTGCGGAAGGAGCTGCATGAGGATGAGGAGTTCCGTCAGTCCGACGCTCACATCTTCATCATCATGGGAGCATCg GGGGATCTAGCCAAAAAGAAAATCTACCCAACTCTATG GTGGTTGTTTAGAGATGGGCTCCTTCCTGAACAGACTCACTTTGTGGGCTTTGCCCGCTCTGACCTCACGGTGGATGCCATCAAAACTGCCTGCATGCCCTATCTGAAG GTGGCAGACTCTGAGGCGGAGCGGTTGTCTGTGTTCTTCAGCCGTAACTCTTACGTCAGTGGGAAGTACGCGGATGAGAGTGCCTTCTCCAACCTCCACACCCACCTGTTGTCCCTGCCCGGGGGTGGTGAGGCCAACCGCCTCTTCTACCTGGCCCTGCCGCCCAGCATCTACCACGATGTCACCAAGAACATTAAGCACCACTGCATGAGCACCAA GGGCTGGAACAGGGTGATTGTGGAGAAGCCGTTTGGTCGTGACCTGCAGAGCTCTGAGGAGCTGTccacccacctctcctccctgtttACTGAGGATCAGATCTACCGCATAGACCACTACCTGGGCAAGGAGATGGTGCAGAACCTCATGGTCctcag GTTTGGGAACCGGATCTTTGGGCCAATCTGGAACAGGGACAGCATAGCGTGTGTGGTCCTCACCTTCAAAGAACCCTTCGGCACCCAGGGCCGAGGCGGCTACTTTGACGACTTTGGCATCATCCG TGATGTCATGCAGAACCACTTGCTCCAGATGCTCTCTCTGGTTGCCATGGAGAAGCCGGCCTCCACCAGCTCTGATGATGTCAGGGATGAAAAG GTGAAGGTGCTGAAGTGCATCGCCCCCATTACCATGTCAGATGTGGTGTTGGGGCAGTACGTGGGCGacccagagggagagggggacgcCAAGCTGGGTTACCTTGATGACCCCACTGTCCCCAAAGGCTCCACCCAGGCCACCTTTGCCACAGCTGTGCTCTACGTGCACAACGAGCGCTGGGATG GTGTTCCCTTCATCCTGCGTTGCGGCAAAGCCCTGAATGAGCGGAAAGCGGAGGTGCGGTTGCAGTTCACCGACGTCCCGGGGGACATCTTTGGTGCGCAGTGTCGTAGGAATGAGCTGGTGGTGCGCGTACAGCCCAATGAGGCCGTCTACGCCAAGATGATGAGCAAGAAACCAGGAGTGTACTTCCACCCCGAGGAGACGGAGCTGGACCTCACCTACAAGAGCAGATACAAG GATGTGAAGTTGCCAGACGCCTACGAGCGTCTCATCCTGGACGTCTTCTGTGGCAGCCAGATGCACTTTGTCAGAAG TGATGAGCTGAGGGAAGCCTGGAGGATCTTTACGCCTCTCCTTCATCAGATAGAGAACGAGAAGACTCCCCCCACACCCTACAAATATGGAAG CCGGGGTCCAACGGAAGCGGACGAGCTCTCAAAGAGGGTCGGTTTCCGTTACGAAGGAACATACAAATGGGTCAACCCCCACCGactgtga
- the g6pd gene encoding glucose-6-phosphate 1-dehydrogenase isoform X1, whose amino-acid sequence MGSASSAERPAGGAIAQQGPGKMSSIPLSRSEVFGELRKELHEDEEFRQSDAHIFIIMGASGDLAKKKIYPTLWWLFRDGLLPEQTHFVGFARSDLTVDAIKTACMPYLKVADSEAERLSVFFSRNSYVSGKYADESAFSNLHTHLLSLPGGGEANRLFYLALPPSIYHDVTKNIKHHCMSTNRGWNRVIVEKPFGRDLQSSEELSTHLSSLFTEDQIYRIDHYLGKEMVQNLMVLRFGNRIFGPIWNRDSIACVVLTFKEPFGTQGRGGYFDDFGIIRDVMQNHLLQMLSLVAMEKPASTSSDDVRDEKVKVLKCIAPITMSDVVLGQYVGDPEGEGDAKLGYLDDPTVPKGSTQATFATAVLYVHNERWDGVPFILRCGKALNERKAEVRLQFTDVPGDIFGAQCRRNELVVRVQPNEAVYAKMMSKKPGVYFHPEETELDLTYKSRYKDVKLPDAYERLILDVFCGSQMHFVRSDELREAWRIFTPLLHQIENEKTPPTPYKYGSRGPTEADELSKRVGFRYEGTYKWVNPHRL is encoded by the exons ATGGGAAGTGCATCGAGCGCCG AGAGACCTGCCGGTGGTGCCATTGCACAACAAGGACCCG GAAAAATGAGCTCCATTCCCCTCTCTCGGTCCGAGGTGTTCGGGGAGCTGCGGAAGGAGCTGCATGAGGATGAGGAGTTCCGTCAGTCCGACGCTCACATCTTCATCATCATGGGAGCATCg GGGGATCTAGCCAAAAAGAAAATCTACCCAACTCTATG GTGGTTGTTTAGAGATGGGCTCCTTCCTGAACAGACTCACTTTGTGGGCTTTGCCCGCTCTGACCTCACGGTGGATGCCATCAAAACTGCCTGCATGCCCTATCTGAAG GTGGCAGACTCTGAGGCGGAGCGGTTGTCTGTGTTCTTCAGCCGTAACTCTTACGTCAGTGGGAAGTACGCGGATGAGAGTGCCTTCTCCAACCTCCACACCCACCTGTTGTCCCTGCCCGGGGGTGGTGAGGCCAACCGCCTCTTCTACCTGGCCCTGCCGCCCAGCATCTACCACGATGTCACCAAGAACATTAAGCACCACTGCATGAGCACCAA TAGGGGCTGGAACAGGGTGATTGTGGAGAAGCCGTTTGGTCGTGACCTGCAGAGCTCTGAGGAGCTGTccacccacctctcctccctgtttACTGAGGATCAGATCTACCGCATAGACCACTACCTGGGCAAGGAGATGGTGCAGAACCTCATGGTCctcag GTTTGGGAACCGGATCTTTGGGCCAATCTGGAACAGGGACAGCATAGCGTGTGTGGTCCTCACCTTCAAAGAACCCTTCGGCACCCAGGGCCGAGGCGGCTACTTTGACGACTTTGGCATCATCCG TGATGTCATGCAGAACCACTTGCTCCAGATGCTCTCTCTGGTTGCCATGGAGAAGCCGGCCTCCACCAGCTCTGATGATGTCAGGGATGAAAAG GTGAAGGTGCTGAAGTGCATCGCCCCCATTACCATGTCAGATGTGGTGTTGGGGCAGTACGTGGGCGacccagagggagagggggacgcCAAGCTGGGTTACCTTGATGACCCCACTGTCCCCAAAGGCTCCACCCAGGCCACCTTTGCCACAGCTGTGCTCTACGTGCACAACGAGCGCTGGGATG GTGTTCCCTTCATCCTGCGTTGCGGCAAAGCCCTGAATGAGCGGAAAGCGGAGGTGCGGTTGCAGTTCACCGACGTCCCGGGGGACATCTTTGGTGCGCAGTGTCGTAGGAATGAGCTGGTGGTGCGCGTACAGCCCAATGAGGCCGTCTACGCCAAGATGATGAGCAAGAAACCAGGAGTGTACTTCCACCCCGAGGAGACGGAGCTGGACCTCACCTACAAGAGCAGATACAAG GATGTGAAGTTGCCAGACGCCTACGAGCGTCTCATCCTGGACGTCTTCTGTGGCAGCCAGATGCACTTTGTCAGAAG TGATGAGCTGAGGGAAGCCTGGAGGATCTTTACGCCTCTCCTTCATCAGATAGAGAACGAGAAGACTCCCCCCACACCCTACAAATATGGAAG CCGGGGTCCAACGGAAGCGGACGAGCTCTCAAAGAGGGTCGGTTTCCGTTACGAAGGAACATACAAATGGGTCAACCCCCACCGactgtga
- the g6pd gene encoding glucose-6-phosphate 1-dehydrogenase isoform X5 → MGSASSAGKMSSIPLSRSEVFGELRKELHEDEEFRQSDAHIFIIMGASGDLAKKKIYPTLWWLFRDGLLPEQTHFVGFARSDLTVDAIKTACMPYLKVADSEAERLSVFFSRNSYVSGKYADESAFSNLHTHLLSLPGGGEANRLFYLALPPSIYHDVTKNIKHHCMSTKGWNRVIVEKPFGRDLQSSEELSTHLSSLFTEDQIYRIDHYLGKEMVQNLMVLRFGNRIFGPIWNRDSIACVVLTFKEPFGTQGRGGYFDDFGIIRDVMQNHLLQMLSLVAMEKPASTSSDDVRDEKVKVLKCIAPITMSDVVLGQYVGDPEGEGDAKLGYLDDPTVPKGSTQATFATAVLYVHNERWDGVPFILRCGKALNERKAEVRLQFTDVPGDIFGAQCRRNELVVRVQPNEAVYAKMMSKKPGVYFHPEETELDLTYKSRYKDVKLPDAYERLILDVFCGSQMHFVRSDELREAWRIFTPLLHQIENEKTPPTPYKYGSRGPTEADELSKRVGFRYEGTYKWVNPHRL, encoded by the exons ATGGGAAGTGCATCGAGCGCCG GAAAAATGAGCTCCATTCCCCTCTCTCGGTCCGAGGTGTTCGGGGAGCTGCGGAAGGAGCTGCATGAGGATGAGGAGTTCCGTCAGTCCGACGCTCACATCTTCATCATCATGGGAGCATCg GGGGATCTAGCCAAAAAGAAAATCTACCCAACTCTATG GTGGTTGTTTAGAGATGGGCTCCTTCCTGAACAGACTCACTTTGTGGGCTTTGCCCGCTCTGACCTCACGGTGGATGCCATCAAAACTGCCTGCATGCCCTATCTGAAG GTGGCAGACTCTGAGGCGGAGCGGTTGTCTGTGTTCTTCAGCCGTAACTCTTACGTCAGTGGGAAGTACGCGGATGAGAGTGCCTTCTCCAACCTCCACACCCACCTGTTGTCCCTGCCCGGGGGTGGTGAGGCCAACCGCCTCTTCTACCTGGCCCTGCCGCCCAGCATCTACCACGATGTCACCAAGAACATTAAGCACCACTGCATGAGCACCAA GGGCTGGAACAGGGTGATTGTGGAGAAGCCGTTTGGTCGTGACCTGCAGAGCTCTGAGGAGCTGTccacccacctctcctccctgtttACTGAGGATCAGATCTACCGCATAGACCACTACCTGGGCAAGGAGATGGTGCAGAACCTCATGGTCctcag GTTTGGGAACCGGATCTTTGGGCCAATCTGGAACAGGGACAGCATAGCGTGTGTGGTCCTCACCTTCAAAGAACCCTTCGGCACCCAGGGCCGAGGCGGCTACTTTGACGACTTTGGCATCATCCG TGATGTCATGCAGAACCACTTGCTCCAGATGCTCTCTCTGGTTGCCATGGAGAAGCCGGCCTCCACCAGCTCTGATGATGTCAGGGATGAAAAG GTGAAGGTGCTGAAGTGCATCGCCCCCATTACCATGTCAGATGTGGTGTTGGGGCAGTACGTGGGCGacccagagggagagggggacgcCAAGCTGGGTTACCTTGATGACCCCACTGTCCCCAAAGGCTCCACCCAGGCCACCTTTGCCACAGCTGTGCTCTACGTGCACAACGAGCGCTGGGATG GTGTTCCCTTCATCCTGCGTTGCGGCAAAGCCCTGAATGAGCGGAAAGCGGAGGTGCGGTTGCAGTTCACCGACGTCCCGGGGGACATCTTTGGTGCGCAGTGTCGTAGGAATGAGCTGGTGGTGCGCGTACAGCCCAATGAGGCCGTCTACGCCAAGATGATGAGCAAGAAACCAGGAGTGTACTTCCACCCCGAGGAGACGGAGCTGGACCTCACCTACAAGAGCAGATACAAG GATGTGAAGTTGCCAGACGCCTACGAGCGTCTCATCCTGGACGTCTTCTGTGGCAGCCAGATGCACTTTGTCAGAAG TGATGAGCTGAGGGAAGCCTGGAGGATCTTTACGCCTCTCCTTCATCAGATAGAGAACGAGAAGACTCCCCCCACACCCTACAAATATGGAAG CCGGGGTCCAACGGAAGCGGACGAGCTCTCAAAGAGGGTCGGTTTCCGTTACGAAGGAACATACAAATGGGTCAACCCCCACCGactgtga
- the g6pd gene encoding glucose-6-phosphate 1-dehydrogenase isoform X6, translating to MPGRKMSSIPLSRSEVFGELRKELHEDEEFRQSDAHIFIIMGASGDLAKKKIYPTLWWLFRDGLLPEQTHFVGFARSDLTVDAIKTACMPYLKVADSEAERLSVFFSRNSYVSGKYADESAFSNLHTHLLSLPGGGEANRLFYLALPPSIYHDVTKNIKHHCMSTNRGWNRVIVEKPFGRDLQSSEELSTHLSSLFTEDQIYRIDHYLGKEMVQNLMVLRFGNRIFGPIWNRDSIACVVLTFKEPFGTQGRGGYFDDFGIIRDVMQNHLLQMLSLVAMEKPASTSSDDVRDEKVKVLKCIAPITMSDVVLGQYVGDPEGEGDAKLGYLDDPTVPKGSTQATFATAVLYVHNERWDGVPFILRCGKALNERKAEVRLQFTDVPGDIFGAQCRRNELVVRVQPNEAVYAKMMSKKPGVYFHPEETELDLTYKSRYKDVKLPDAYERLILDVFCGSQMHFVRSDELREAWRIFTPLLHQIENEKTPPTPYKYGSRGPTEADELSKRVGFRYEGTYKWVNPHRL from the exons ATGCCTGGAA GAAAAATGAGCTCCATTCCCCTCTCTCGGTCCGAGGTGTTCGGGGAGCTGCGGAAGGAGCTGCATGAGGATGAGGAGTTCCGTCAGTCCGACGCTCACATCTTCATCATCATGGGAGCATCg GGGGATCTAGCCAAAAAGAAAATCTACCCAACTCTATG GTGGTTGTTTAGAGATGGGCTCCTTCCTGAACAGACTCACTTTGTGGGCTTTGCCCGCTCTGACCTCACGGTGGATGCCATCAAAACTGCCTGCATGCCCTATCTGAAG GTGGCAGACTCTGAGGCGGAGCGGTTGTCTGTGTTCTTCAGCCGTAACTCTTACGTCAGTGGGAAGTACGCGGATGAGAGTGCCTTCTCCAACCTCCACACCCACCTGTTGTCCCTGCCCGGGGGTGGTGAGGCCAACCGCCTCTTCTACCTGGCCCTGCCGCCCAGCATCTACCACGATGTCACCAAGAACATTAAGCACCACTGCATGAGCACCAA TAGGGGCTGGAACAGGGTGATTGTGGAGAAGCCGTTTGGTCGTGACCTGCAGAGCTCTGAGGAGCTGTccacccacctctcctccctgtttACTGAGGATCAGATCTACCGCATAGACCACTACCTGGGCAAGGAGATGGTGCAGAACCTCATGGTCctcag GTTTGGGAACCGGATCTTTGGGCCAATCTGGAACAGGGACAGCATAGCGTGTGTGGTCCTCACCTTCAAAGAACCCTTCGGCACCCAGGGCCGAGGCGGCTACTTTGACGACTTTGGCATCATCCG TGATGTCATGCAGAACCACTTGCTCCAGATGCTCTCTCTGGTTGCCATGGAGAAGCCGGCCTCCACCAGCTCTGATGATGTCAGGGATGAAAAG GTGAAGGTGCTGAAGTGCATCGCCCCCATTACCATGTCAGATGTGGTGTTGGGGCAGTACGTGGGCGacccagagggagagggggacgcCAAGCTGGGTTACCTTGATGACCCCACTGTCCCCAAAGGCTCCACCCAGGCCACCTTTGCCACAGCTGTGCTCTACGTGCACAACGAGCGCTGGGATG GTGTTCCCTTCATCCTGCGTTGCGGCAAAGCCCTGAATGAGCGGAAAGCGGAGGTGCGGTTGCAGTTCACCGACGTCCCGGGGGACATCTTTGGTGCGCAGTGTCGTAGGAATGAGCTGGTGGTGCGCGTACAGCCCAATGAGGCCGTCTACGCCAAGATGATGAGCAAGAAACCAGGAGTGTACTTCCACCCCGAGGAGACGGAGCTGGACCTCACCTACAAGAGCAGATACAAG GATGTGAAGTTGCCAGACGCCTACGAGCGTCTCATCCTGGACGTCTTCTGTGGCAGCCAGATGCACTTTGTCAGAAG TGATGAGCTGAGGGAAGCCTGGAGGATCTTTACGCCTCTCCTTCATCAGATAGAGAACGAGAAGACTCCCCCCACACCCTACAAATATGGAAG CCGGGGTCCAACGGAAGCGGACGAGCTCTCAAAGAGGGTCGGTTTCCGTTACGAAGGAACATACAAATGGGTCAACCCCCACCGactgtga